In Harmonia axyridis chromosome 6, icHarAxyr1.1, whole genome shotgun sequence, a single window of DNA contains:
- the LOC123683452 gene encoding uncharacterized protein LOC123683452 — translation METYQKLCWDIEVNLQKLLEDLNYDTVNNLLTFYRAYKKWGRGDFITFFRSYSPPVCPPNLTCVGLALELWNRLCILDDEFPNISEHFFIVSCEENIELLEQYISNGRFLDPYSVEKEHVLLALKIQVGNRQGILLSDPGYHIGRVVTVMKDKSYPHTGWFVQSNENNMKKEYSYEYSGLSNDFIEWKSLNVKGEVVQSSESALIYVARAYQTAVDVTERRNLVYNFRSLLSRDQKGHLIAGIYFKMKENSDEFTMFYKEGDLKRRVKMKFSQFSKGEEVDGISAELINKCNEQLNLPVNSLPQLLREIGEMMQDRSFVSIMLGVNNDIGMFAEHY, via the exons ATGGAGACTTATCAGAAACTATGTTGGGACATTGAAGTCAATTTGCAGAAGTTATTGGAGGACCTTAACTATGACACCGTTAATAATTTGCTGACCTTCTATCGAGCCTACAAGAAATGGGGTAGAGGAGACTTTATCACGTTTTTCAGAAG CTATTCACCACCAGTTTGTCCGCCCAATCTAACATGTGTAGGACTGGCATTAGAATTATGGAATAGATTATGTATACTAGATGACGAATTTCCTAACATAAGCGAGCACTTTTTCATTGTCTCATGTGAAGAAAACATTGAATTATTAGAACAATACATATCCAACGGCAGATTCTTGGATCCATATTCGGTGGAAAAGGAACATGTACTTCTCGCTTTGAAGATTCAAGTAGGCAACCGACAAGGAATATTGTTATCGGACCCTGGATATCATATTGGAAGAGTTGTTACAGTGATGAAGGATAAATCTTATCCACATactg gttGGTTTGTTCAGTCGAATGAGAACAACATGAAAAAAGAATACAGTTATGAATATTCTGGCCTGAGCAATGATTTTATAGAGTGGAAATCTTTAAATGTGAAGGGTGAAGTTGTACAAAGTTCGGAATCTGCTCTCATTTACGTCGCTAGAGCTTACCAGACAGCAGTTGATGTAACGGAAAGAAGAAATCTAGTATACAACTTTAGAAGCTTACTATCTAGAGACCAAAAGGGTCATCTCATTGctggaatttatttcaaaatgaaggaAAACTCAGATGAATTTACCATGTTCTACAAGGAAGGAGATCTTAAGAGAAGGGTCAAAATGAagttttctcaattttccaaAGGTGAAGAA GTTGATGGAATATCTGctgaattgataaataaatgCAACGAACAACTCAATCTCCCAGTCAACTCCCTACCCCAACTACTACGAGAAATTGGGGAAATGATGCAAGACAGAAGTTTCGTTTCGATAATGCTTGGAGTAAATAATGATATCGGCATGTTTGCGGAGCATTATTGA
- the LOC123683446 gene encoding dynein axonemal assembly factor 5 — translation MTLKTEENEPVDVVKYSKKICTKLQSEDRKQRKLALKELQTFLTEKNPDHENLRNIFNETQVYLVNTLRDKSEEVRETGISFLTFLIIDILPINDFYLTYIFPVLVERIGTVELIEDSEEIRLELLVFLSKIISKYTETEQLKPFLNDAVTILCETVKDRYPAIKEISCRCIVSLAKALPRDFHLQAESLIKPVLTCFNHQRFKVRVEGINCIGEILMHCTYKAVDMVMIPMAEKLFDSIPIVRRTVAQVAKKWLTEYRDRYSFFHKILPLLLTGLNDEVEETRKEATEFWETVGLQFQQENEKDLKDEMDFLIEPPKYYLDHLKRPNLGCRVLVQRHVGKIAPAIANELQSWQADVRFRCSQLLCSVALHSESLITMHLQSILPAMFSTARDDDLRVVDNIIRASEIIGLFVPFESWSKLVFPQIENCSHYGHITVLRSLIMGSPKDLIWSHLEEVTEILETDAICISRKKKYQIEMVKCVEAICEKYQAKTESNVGYHLFKILVTTIALRDIENTHMGINLLENLRTTLNMENVTDLWSTYLKKLLKEINIDPSVWTLVTTQCCIFELVLTESGEAFGEHLDDILPILKEVLDSNTDAECRLKMFLALTVAFEAKDTTLKKSSNLTQFFEEVIKDVFIPSLVWHAGRTAEAMRTMVATCLKTALSPAPNVDLFANGDSFQPLFDKLLPLLLSLVEDAAWKSRVLALECLVLLKQIAVQKNIWNSDSLIKIYPEMMKRLDDPTEKVREGTTRALVDIFEDCPDDFKAVHYKAHHDLIIDTLLIHFDDDEENIQDLIYGVLKTIAKINKEQLIAKLEKQKSLLHNQKGCESLIDALK, via the exons ATGACGCTGAAAACCGAAGAAAACGAACCAGTAGATGTagttaaatattcaaaaaagatATGTACCAAATTGCAGAGTGAAGACCGCAAACAGCGGAAACTTGCTCTAAAAGAACTTCAAACATTTTTGACCGAAAAGAATCCAGATCACGAAAACCTTCGAAACATATTCAACGAAACGCAGGTTTATTTGGTGAACACTCTTAGGGATAAGTCCGAAGAGGTCAGAGAAACTGGAATTTCTTTTTTGACGTTTTTGATAATTGATATTCTACCTATAAATGATTTTTATCTAACTTATATATTTCCTGTTCTTGTTGAACGTATTGGAACCGTCGAACTAATTGAGGATTCTGAGGAAATAAGATTGGAGTTATTGGTATTCCtttccaaaataatttcaaaatacacTGAAACCGAACAATTGAAACCATTTTTGAATGATGCTGTTACAATTCTCTGTGAAACAGTCAAAGATAGATATCCAGCAATAAAGGAAATCAGCTGCAGGTGTATTGTATCACTTGCGAAAGCCTTGCCTAGAGATTTTCATCTGCAAGCTGAAAGTTTAATCAAACCTGTGCTTACATGTTTCAATCATCAAAGGTTCAAAGTGAGAGTAGAAGGCATCAATTGTATAG GTGAAATTTTAATGCACTGCACTTACAAAGCTGTGGATATGGTAATGATTCCAATGGCAGAAAAATTGTTTGATTCCATACCAATAGTCAGGAGAACTGTAGCACAAGTAGCCAAAAAGTGGCTGACCGAATATAGAGACAGATATTCCTTCTTTCATAAGATACTTCCTCTTCTGTTAACTGG ATTGAATGATGAGGTTGAAGAGACCAGAAAAGAAGCTACAGAATTCTGGGAGACAGTTGGTCTGCAATTTCAACAAGAGAATGAAAAGGATTTGAAAGATGAGATGGATTTCCTTATTGAACCCCCAAAATATTATTTAGATCATT TGAAACGCCCAAATTTAGGATGCAGAGTATTAGTTCAAAGACATGTGGGAAAAATAGCACCAGCTATAGCCAATGAACTACAAAGTTGGCAAGCTGATGTGAGGTTCCGGTGTAGTCAACTTCTCTGCTCTGTCGCACTTCATTCAGAAAGCCTAATTACCATGCATCTTCAATCAATCCTACCAGCAATGTTCTCTACTGCTAGAGATGATGATTTGAGGGTGGTGGATAAT ATAATTCGAGCATCTGAAATAATTGGATTATTTGTTCCATTTGAATCTTGGAGTAAATTAGTTTTTCCACAAATTGAGAACTGCTCACATTATGGTCATATAACTGTGTTGAGGAGCCTGATAATGGGAAGTCCCAAGGATTTAATATGGAGTCATTTAGAGGAAGTGACTGAAATTTTAGAAACTGATGCTATTTGTATTAGTAGGAAG aaaaaatatcaaatagaaATGGTCAAATGTGTTGAAGCCATttgtgagaaatatcaagcGAAAACAGAGTCCAATGTGGGCTATCACCTTTTTAAAATACTAGTAACAACAATCGCTCTGAGAGATATTGAAAACACTCATATGGGAATAAATCTTTTAGAAAATTTAAGGACCACTTTGAATATGGAGAATGTGACTGACCTTTGGAGcacttatttgaaaaaattactgaaagaaATCAACATCGATCCATCTGTCTGGACGTTAGTCACTACCCAATGTTGCATATTCGAACTTGTTCTCACAGAATCCG GGGAAGCCTTTGGAGAACATTTGGATGATATTCTACCAATCCTGAAGGAAGTTTTGGATTCCAATACAGATGCAGAATGTCGACTAAAAATGTTTTTAGCTTTAACAGTCGCTTTTGAAGCCAAAGATACGACATTGAAGAAATCCAGCAATTTGACACAATTCTTCGAAGAAGTCATAAAAG ATGTATTCATCCCTTCTTTGGTTTGGCATGCAGGAAGAACCGCAGAAGCTATGAGAACAATGGTTGCTACATGTCTGAAAACTGCTCTGTCTCCAGCGCCTAACGTTGACCTGTTCGCAAATGGTGATAGTTTTCAACCACTTTTTGACAAACTGCTGCCACTTCTTCTTTCATTAGTTGAAGACGCTGCTTGGAAGAGTAGGGTTTTAGCCTTGGAATGCTTGGTTTTGTTGAAACAGATAGCGGTTCAAAAGAATATATGGAACTCGGATAGTTTGATCAAAATTTATCCTG AAATGATGAAACGCCTCGATGATCCTACAGAAAAAGTACGGGAAGGTACAACGAGGGCACTAGTGGATATATTTGAAGATTGCCCAGATGACTTCAAAGCAGTTCACTACAAGGCACATCATGATTTGATAATAGATACCCTACTAATACATTTCGACgatgatgaagaaaatattcaagatttgATATATG GTGTACTTAAAACAATTGCTAAAATCAATAAAGAACAACTTATTGCCAAGCtcgaaaaacaaaaatcattGCTGCATAATCAAAAAGGTTGTGAATCTTTAATAGATGCTCTCAAATGA
- the LOC123683447 gene encoding kinetochore protein NDC80 homolog has product MRRSRSFSNIPLPTSRRNLSNDNLSVRSSQQDVRTSQLGVRTSQQGVRTSQQGLRTSQQGLRRSVSSNNLFLATRSAVTVDSRENNDILGSTNKNASRRITATPLRSIGSSSVCRRINATPLSHCKVAASPAPLLTTNLINDKKFSSDQLRKISTFLEEKWEVFDPKSLKPLSLGSFVQIISLLFKEIDPRIKINMQNYKEVVFKYLKLYKYPGPVTMSLLKSVNTNISWTQVMSIFGWLVDLIGEMTSLPNEYLLRKYILHNAKECQSGNENKELYIEYIEEYLNFDKSEADTLENEFEILRQEAEIKRNVIDEQKKIKVSLLENLERMKSEIKEFKENNIEAEIENETRILQSENKMLAKEIDDLKQSIYEIQQTISNQKYSLTDKQELLKKFEDKKYSVSLRKEELQNLLMLKDDFDYKQTNFRRQIEKEIHEINGRLVELNLSNFIDARIIRLPDSGMGQPKFAEEIEQKKQLLIDIAKKIDFKFEESKKTLAMKEKEFGQLCDEVEKFKSSNDTLKQKIEKSTVDINRVMFECDEYRKQQEKKNKNMTKIVTDIEAVKEERNKIVEELLFLKGENDKLNKFVLKVSKDFYTQALNNVTQMQEIKTNLAEKSLKAYEKMVYKKREFVRMLYENINN; this is encoded by the exons atgCGCAGATCAAGAAGTTTTTCGAATATTCCACTGCCCACGTCTAGAAGAAATCtttcaaatgataatttgaGTGTACGTTCTTCTCAACAAGATGTGAGAACGTCTCAACTAGGTGTGAGGACGTCTCAACAAGGTGTGAGGACGTCTCAACAAGGTTTGAGGACGTCTCAACAAGGTTTGAGGAGATCTGTTAGCTCTAATAATCTCTTTTTGGCAACAAGATCAGCTGTTACTGTTGACTCAAG agaaaataaTGATATACTTGGGTCAACTAATAAAAATGCTAGTAGAAGGATTACTGCAACTCCTTTACGTTCCATAGGATCTTCTAGTGTATGTCGTAGAATCAATGCTACTCCTCTCTCTCACTGT AAAGTGGCTGCTTCTCCAGCTCCTCTTCTCACTACTAATTTAATAAATGACAAAAAGTTTAGTTCTGATCAATTAAGAAAG atttctACTTTTCTTGAGGAGAAATGGGAAGTATTCGATCCAAAGTCTCTGAAGCCTCTATCTCTAGGAAGTTTTGTACAAATAATTTCTCTGCTTTTCAAAGAAATAGACCCTAGGATTAAAATCAATATGCAAAATTATAAGGAAGTTGTgtttaaatatttgaaactatACAAATATCCGGGTCCTGTTACAATGTCCTTGCTCAAATCAG tcaaTACTAATATCTCTTGGACACAGGTAATGTCTATTTTTGGTTGGTTGGTTGACCTGATCGGAGAGATGACGAGTTTACCCAATGAG TATCTTTTGCGTAAATATATACTTCATAATGCCAAAGAGTGCCAATCAGGAAATGAAAATAAGGAATTGTACATAGAATATATTG aggaatatttaaattttgataaaaGTGAAGCTGATACGCTAGAAAATGAATTCGAAATATTGAGGCAAGAAGCAGAAATCAAAAGGAATGTCATAGATGaacagaagaaaataaaagtt TCTTTGTTGGAAAACCTGGAACGCATGAAGTCAGAAATCAAGGAATTCAAAGAGAATAATATTGAAGctgaaattgagaatgaaaCTAGAATATTACAATCAGAGAACAAAATGCTAG CAAAAGAAATTGATGATTTGAAGCAATCTATTTATGAAATACAACAAACAATTTctaatcaaaaatattcattgacGGATAAACAAGAGCTGTTGAAAAAGTTTGAAGATAAAAAGTATTCTGTATCTCTAAGGAAAGAGGAGCTacaaaatttgttgatgttaaaAGACGATTTTGactacaaacaaacaaatttcagAAGACAG attgaaaaagaaatccatGAGATCAACGGCAGACTTGTAGAACTCAACCTATCGAATTTTATTGATGCCAGAATAATTCGTTTACCAGATTCTGGAATGGGTCAACCAAAATTTGCAGAG GAAATTGAACAGAAAAAACAGTTATTGATAGATATTGCTAAGAAGATTGATTTTAAGTTTGAGGAATCAAAAAAGACTTTAGCAATGAAAGAGAAAGAATTTGGTCAGTTATGTGATgaagttgaaaaatttaaatcaagtAATGATACCCTAAAGCAAAAAATAGAGAAGAGTACTGTTGATATAAATCGG GTCATGTTCGAATGTGATGAATACAGGaaacaacaagaaaaaaaaaataagaatatgaCGAAGATTGTTACTGATATTGAGGCTGTTAAAGAGGAAAGAAACAAAATAGTAGAAGA gCTTTTATTTTTGAAAGGAGAAAACGATAAACTTAATAAATTTGTACTCAAAGTATCCAAAGATTTTTATACACAAGCATTAAACAATGTAACTCAAATGCAA gAGATCAAGACCAATTTAGcagaaaaatcattgaaagcttatgaaaaaatggtttATAAAAAAAGAGAGTTTGTTCGAATGTTGTACGAAAATATTAACAACTAA
- the LOC123683454 gene encoding acyl carrier protein, mitochondrial, which yields MSGLARGLRLLSMSRSVRQFSNRSVLIGLSKRPIHTPGLFSNEISASQIQLRFYSPEIKSKPSEEEVKKRVLNVCASYDKVTAEKRSRLPRFYSSKPPLTIDLISQRVCLVLKLYDKVNPEKLTLDSHFMNDLGLDSLDHVEVIMAMEDEFGFEIPDADAEKLLKPADIVRYICDKEDIYE from the exons atgtcAGGACTAGCTAGAGGTTTGCGGCTCTTGAGTATGAGTAGGTCAGTAAGACAATTCTCGAACAGATCGGTTCTTATTGGATTGAGTAAGCGTCCTATTCATACTCCTGGATtattttctaatgaaatttcTGCTAGCCAG ATACAACTTCGATTTTATTCACCAGAAATTAAGAGTAAACCTTCtgaagaagaagtgaaaaagCGAGTCCTGAACGTTTGCGCTTCTTACGATAAGGTCACAGCTGAGAAG AGGTCCAGGTTGCCACGATTTTACAGCTCCAAACCGCCTCTTACTATTGATCTAATAAGTCAAAGAGTTTGTCTGGTGCTTAAATTGTACGATAAAGTTAACCCAGAAAAG CTGACTTTAGATTCTCATTTCATGAATGACTTAGGTCTTGATTCTTTAGATCATGTTGAAGTGATCATGGCTATGGAAGATGAATTTGGATTTGAGATTCCTGATGCTGATGCAGAAAAACTTCTCAAACCTGCAGATATTGTTAGATATATTTGTGATAAAGAGGATATTTATGAATGA
- the LOC123683450 gene encoding SPRY domain-containing SOCS box protein 3 isoform X1: MAIRTVPYNESIHCSEKCLSKFLNGKLECDCGNDIRIYEWFWEKDEGETNFQLDPKNFIVTFHPVYSSGTSVVRGNKPFQQNMHYYWEMKMISKLYGTDVMIGIGTKEGFQNFTNYRFRFCSMLGLDNQTWGYSYHGKIQHDKLTRIYGEGFGLSSKVGVHLDMCTGKLEYYLNRKPLGVAFSGLKKKELYPMACATAAQSSMKLICAVSQEQTLQMLCLQCVHQNSYLYEKYSSIPGLCKIYRQKYFWMTPKISTSIPTKEQEEEELYFLALNNNSAKRKQEANYLVTPKSNKKSSTEFCSSREPNLSSNSNRASPLRMDLQHVPNDSLLRFLSQGTLDHSDDLDSP, encoded by the exons ATGGCAATAAGAACTGTTCCATACAATGAATCTATTCACTGCTCGGAAAAATGTTTGTCGAAGTTTCTAAACGGTAAACTTGAATGTGATTGCGGCAACGATATACGAATATATGAGTGGTTTTGGGAAAAAGATGAAGGTGAAACCAATTTCCAACTAgatccaaaaaattttattgtcaCTTTTCATCCGGTTTACAGTTCTGGCACCTCCGTTGTGCGAGGTAACAAACCTTTCCAACAAAATATGCATTATTACTGGGAAATGAAGATGATATCAAAGTTATATGGGACTGATGTG atGATAGGAATAGGTACAAAGGaaggatttcaaaattttacaaaTTACAGATTCAGGTTTTGTAGTATGCTGGGATTAGATAATCAAACATGGGGTTATTCTTATCATGGTAAAATCCAGCATGACAAGTTAACACGGATATATGGGGAAGGTTTTGGTTTATCTTCCAAAGTGGGTGTTCATTTGGATATGTGCACTGGAAAGTTAGAATATTACCTTAATAGAAAACCACTTG GTGTTGCATTCAGTGGCTTGAAAAAGAAAGAATTGTATCCTATGGCATGTGCTACTGCCGCTCAATCTTCTATGAAGCTAATTTGTGCTGTATCACAAGAACAAACCCTGCAAATGTTATGTCTCCAATGTGTTCATCAGAATTCGTATCTCtatgaaaaatattcttctATTCCTGGTCTTTGTAAGATATATAGACAGAAGTATTTTTGGATGACTCCTAAAATATCTA CTTCAATACCTACCAAagaacaagaagaagaagagttaTATTTTTTGGCTTTGAACAACAATTCTGCAAAAAGGAAACAAGAAGCGAATTATCTTGTTACACCAAAGTCGAACAAGAAATCCTCAACTGAATTTTGTTCATCCAGGGAGCCCAATTTGTCCTCCAATTCTAATAGAGCATCACCTCTCAGAATGGATTTACAACATGTGCCAAACGATAGTTTATTGAGATTCCTATCTCAAGGAACACTTGATCATTCAGATGATTTGGACAGTCCTTGA
- the LOC123683450 gene encoding SPRY domain-containing SOCS box protein 3 isoform X2 — MHYYWEMKMISKLYGTDVMIGIGTKEGFQNFTNYRFRFCSMLGLDNQTWGYSYHGKIQHDKLTRIYGEGFGLSSKVGVHLDMCTGKLEYYLNRKPLGVAFSGLKKKELYPMACATAAQSSMKLICAVSQEQTLQMLCLQCVHQNSYLYEKYSSIPGLCKIYRQKYFWMTPKISTSIPTKEQEEEELYFLALNNNSAKRKQEANYLVTPKSNKKSSTEFCSSREPNLSSNSNRASPLRMDLQHVPNDSLLRFLSQGTLDHSDDLDSP, encoded by the exons ATGCATTATTACTGGGAAATGAAGATGATATCAAAGTTATATGGGACTGATGTG atGATAGGAATAGGTACAAAGGaaggatttcaaaattttacaaaTTACAGATTCAGGTTTTGTAGTATGCTGGGATTAGATAATCAAACATGGGGTTATTCTTATCATGGTAAAATCCAGCATGACAAGTTAACACGGATATATGGGGAAGGTTTTGGTTTATCTTCCAAAGTGGGTGTTCATTTGGATATGTGCACTGGAAAGTTAGAATATTACCTTAATAGAAAACCACTTG GTGTTGCATTCAGTGGCTTGAAAAAGAAAGAATTGTATCCTATGGCATGTGCTACTGCCGCTCAATCTTCTATGAAGCTAATTTGTGCTGTATCACAAGAACAAACCCTGCAAATGTTATGTCTCCAATGTGTTCATCAGAATTCGTATCTCtatgaaaaatattcttctATTCCTGGTCTTTGTAAGATATATAGACAGAAGTATTTTTGGATGACTCCTAAAATATCTA CTTCAATACCTACCAAagaacaagaagaagaagagttaTATTTTTTGGCTTTGAACAACAATTCTGCAAAAAGGAAACAAGAAGCGAATTATCTTGTTACACCAAAGTCGAACAAGAAATCCTCAACTGAATTTTGTTCATCCAGGGAGCCCAATTTGTCCTCCAATTCTAATAGAGCATCACCTCTCAGAATGGATTTACAACATGTGCCAAACGATAGTTTATTGAGATTCCTATCTCAAGGAACACTTGATCATTCAGATGATTTGGACAGTCCTTGA